In the Cucurbita pepo subsp. pepo cultivar mu-cu-16 chromosome LG17, ASM280686v2, whole genome shotgun sequence genome, ATTATGAGGGTGTTCCAAGATTTTCTTAAGACTGTTATCATTAACACGAGCTTAAACAGAACCTACTTTTGTTTTATCCCAAAGAAGGTGGACGCATAGAAGGTTGAGGACGATCAACCCATTAGCCTCATCTTGTGCCAACAAAAGATCATTACTCGGGTGCTATCTGAGAGGCTTAAAAAAGTTCTTCCCACCACTATTGCCAAGTATCAATCTGCCTTTGTTGAAGGTCGATAGATTTTGGATGCATCATTGTTTGTGAACAAAGTTATTGAGGATTATGCattcaagaagaaaagacATCGAGAAGGCCTTTGACAAAGTTGATTGGGACTATCTTGATTTAATTCTTGTGGCAAAGAGCTTTGGTGCAACCtggagaaaatggaaaaatgggTGTATTTCTTTGCCCAATCATTTGATCATTATTAATGGTCGTCTGGAGGGAGGATTCTTGCCATCTGTGGCCTCCGACAAGGTGATGTCTTCTCCCCCTTTCTTTTTGTCATTATTACGGATTGTTTCAGTAGAATGATGATTGAGACGAGAGCAAATAGTTGCTTTAAAGATGATTGGAAGAGACCCCCTTCAAATTCACCATCTCTTTTTTGCCTATAACACCATAATTGTCTCTTCCATGGAAGGCTGGGATCTTAAAAATGTCTTTGGTCATGTTAATTCATTGGAAAAGGCCCCTTGGTTGAACATCAACCATCACAAGTTTGAGATTCTGGGGATAAATACCTGTTTTGTGGAAGTTGACTTGATTGCTGAAAAGCTTGGTTGTAGATATGGGCAGTGGCCAATCATATATCTTCGTCTCTCCCTCTTTATGGAAACCTCTAAATCAATGTCCTTTTGGATTCCTATTGTCGAGAAGAGTGAGAGTAAACCTCACTCTTGGAGCCATTCTCATAAATCCAAAGGGGTGCCTCACGTTACTTCAAGCCACTCTTTTTAATCTCCCCACTATTTTTTTGTCCCTTTTCAATGCCCCATCTAAAATTTTTCCGAGTATTGATGGTCtgttttggaattttcttGGNCCCCCCCCCCACACACACCTTGTTAAATGGGAAAAAGTAATCAGACCCATCACTCAAGGAGACATAGCCATACAAGGTGTTGAAAATAAGGATCAAGCTCTAATTGCAAAGTGGATTAGGAGATACTACCTTCCGGAGGATGCTTTGTTGAGACAGGTGATTGATACAAAATATGGGAAAGCCTCTATGAATTCTTTGCCTAATGGTCGTTTCCCTAGATATGTTGAAGGGCCTTGGAGATCTATTTTGTTGCATATGAATCTCATTCATGATATAGTTATTCTAAAAGTGGGAATTGGGGCTAAGACATATTTTTGGCTTGATTGCTGGCTGCAGAAGGAAGCTCTTACTGAGCATTTCCCTCGCCTTTACTCTCGCCTTTGCTCTCTGTCGCTAAACAAAGCCATCTCTGTACAAGAATCTTGATTGGAACTTCATAGTGGTTGAAATCTTCATTTGAGAAGAAAcctaaatgatgaaaaattaGAGGAATGGATTAGACTCATGGATGGTTTAAATCATGTTCACCTTACTGCCTCAATGAGATCAACAACCTCCTTTACATCCTCGTTGGGCATCCATTTTCAGATGATAAAAGACTTATTTAGATGCACATCATTCGGGCTTTCTTATGGATCACCTGGAATGAAAGGAACAGTTGTTTCTTCATGGAAAAGGGAAGTTCTTTTGAGAGTTACTTTGAACAAATCATCTTTTTTGCAATATCTTGGTATAAATGCTCTTCTTTATATAATTCTTACCATCTCTCTACACTCTTGATCAATTGGAGATCCCTTTTGTAACTCCTTTGGTTTGAACTCTAACCTTTTTTTGTAATTCCatacatcaatgaaatttgtttctcattaaaaaaaaaaaaaatttagattccTTAATTCTTGGTCATAATTGTTTTGTCACTCGTTTCAACTATCATGACTAGGACCAAGTTGTCAAATATGGGCCATGTAAATAATAACGAGTTTGTAGGGAACGAGTTCAAGTTCCCACGATGACAACTTACTtagaatttaatatcttaCAAGTTATCTTGACAACCAAATGTAGTGTGCACTGGCTAGCCTGAACACggatattaaataataataataataataataataaaatactatCTGATCCATCTCAATTTGAATTATATGTCTTTGTGTTCCCTCATGCGAGaacattttttaatccatGTTTTTGAATCTCAGGCTTGAAAACACCTTGAATTATGGCCTTGAGCGAGTTTGGGCTATTGGATATATTAAGGGCTCCCGACGGTAAGTTAGTTGTTAgagttcttaattttctttcttatataagcgttgttttttccttttatgtttCTCTCATCCCGAGGGATGGCTGTTATTGAAAATTCTCAATCTCATTTAATCTTCCAATTCCTCTTTTTACTTGATAAATTTCTAATTCTTAACCTCCCCATCTCCTCAATTCAAATACTAGTCTAGTATCTTGTGAAACccacatgaaaattttaaatgttactTTACTCTGAAACAAAACAAGTTCCAGATTGATTTGGTTAAATGTTGATAGATAAGAATGTCTGATGTGAATTAACTCAGAGCTTAAATTGATAGTAAttcctcttattttatttatatgttattAAGTTGCTTATTTTGATTattcaactaaatttaaaCTCTATAATGAATGTAAACAgtcaaacatatatttttcagtATTTAAACTAAGAAACTTCTTGGAAGAACTCATAGATTAAATATGAGAAAAGTATTCTAATAATGcatattttgataataaaCTAATCGATatcataattcaataaaaaatgttcaaataatttatttaaccaTTCCAGAAGGTTATACAAAATTCTTGgctttgaaaatttattttactaacAGAAACAGTAAATCAATGAATATGAATAAAGCGTGAcgttaataaataatatgtaaATAATTGAGTAcatatttgaagtttttaattaGGGGGTggataaaatgattaaaactTTGACTGTCCACGAGTCTCTttactaatttattaatgAGGGACTGTATAGagaattaagcttataaaatcatttttaaaaatctgcttgagatattttgtttgtttgttgttagAAATGATGTATCCTTTCTCCGACAGGGTTGTGATTGGTTACGATGAAGGAACGATTATGGTAAAACTTGGCCGGGAGGTACCTGTAGCTAGTATGGATAATACTGGGAAAATTATTTGGGCTAAGCACAATGAAATTCAAACAGTCAACATTAAAAGTGTGGGAGCAGACTATGAGGTTTGAACTTAATAGCACATTTCTTTATATGTCCTGCATTATGACAATTGCTcgtttatttactttttgttctttccttctttctagGTTACAGATGGAGAGAGGTTACCTTTGGCTGTCAAGGAATTGGGAACCTGTGATCTTTATCCTCAAGTAATTGTGCTTATATGATTTTCTAATTATAtgatttctcttcttctaACATTTGTCATAAGGTCACAATTTACACTTCATTGTTAAAGCGAGGCAACATTTGAAAGCATATCAAATCATGTTTACCTTCTGAAACTCATGGTATCtattactaaaaatatttttggtgTTTGCTCTATACTTGACGACATCGTAATGATTGATACAAACCAGTATTCTGACGGCATTCTTGTTATCAGGAGTTATTCTTGTTATCCGTTGCACTGGTCATCTTTTTACAGTGCAATTGTAGATACTTTAGCTGAAAATTTCATGTTAAGTTCAGTTAATATGAAATCGTATGTAGTAGAATGAGTTTTACCTTTTGTTGATTATTGTTCTCCGTTTTCATGCTCTGTTTGTTTGctctcacaatttctttcaGAACTTGAGGCACAATCCCAATGGACGATTTGTTGTTGTATGTGGAGATGGCGAATACATTATCTATACAGCTTTGGCATGGAGGAATAGATCATTTGGTTCGGCATTGGAAATTGTTTGGTCATCTGAAGGAGAATATGCTGCTCGAGAGAGTACTTCAAAGATAAAGATTTTCACAAAAAATTTCCAggtttgtatttattttaattgaggAATCTTGGAATcatatgttatgttttttggAACGCATTTTATGCATTATTTGACGTCAGTGACAAAAATGCATTGTGCTTGTTCAAGTGGTTGGTTGAGAGGAAACCACATAAAAAGTATTCtagttaaaattttgagataaaaCCAACTTATCTGAAACAGATTTTTGATAAACTAATGgacacttttattattattattattattttaatgattatttaatTGTATNttttttttttttttttttttttttttttttttttttttttttaaggggGAAAAACCCACAAACTCAATAAACTTCACTCAAGTTTTTGAAACCCACCTTTATATATGGCCTACAAAATTTTACAAACATAAACGTTCAACCAAATATAGGTTATACAAACTGAGGTCTCTAGAGCATATTTCTTTGTACAATCCAAACATAGATGATGTAAACTTAAACTTTTCAACCATAGACTTCATTATAGGCTTAATAAAACCATGAGCCAAACATAGTCTAGGttcttacttttaaatttcttaagtTCAAGTATCAGATATTGTACATAGCATGtctcataaaaaaagaaaaaaaaaatctcatagAAATATTGTAAATAATATGCCATTTCAAGAGGTTGAGTGTCTCAAGTTGATGAAAATACATTCCGTTCTTTCAGGAAAAGAAGAGCATCCGGCCTACATTTTCTGCAGAGCATATTTATGGAGGAACTCTTTTGGCAATGTGCTCAAACgattttatttgcttttatgACTGGGCTGAGTGCCGGTTAATTCGACGGATTGATGTAAATGTGAAAGTGAGTGCAGATATTCCTCAAGAAGCTCTATAGGCTGCTAGCCTCCACAGACACGTGGACTATGTGTAACTTTTCCCTGACATTTTGCTGACGTTTTGCGTTTTCTATCATTGTATTAAATATCAGAATCTCTATTGGGCCGATAGTGGTGACCTAGTGGCAATTTCCAGTGATTCTGCATTTTATATCCTGAAGTACAATGTAAGTTGCCATCCATTTAAGCTGCCTTTGCAGTTTATGTATTTGTAGTTCCATCTAGTGAGATGTTATCTGGAGGATGTTTCTTAAGCCATGTTCGGTACTgctactgttttttttttatcttgtgTAGTGCCAAGAAGGATTTTATCTAATAAGTATATTTCATGATGCAGCGCGATGTTGTTTCATCTTATCTTGATAGTGGTAGATCAGTTGATGAACAAGGTATAGAGGATGCGTTCGAGCTTCTCTATGAAACAAATGAACGTGTTAGGACCGGCTTATGGGTTGGGGATTgtttcatttataataattccTCTTGGAGGCTAAATTACTGTGTTGGTGGTGAGGTGATTATGATTCCTATTCTAACCCTTCACCCCCTATTTTTCTTGGACATTTCCATAACGCTTCTTTAAATTCACATCAATATACTTCCCTTCATcggagaaaagagaaaaatggatTGTTTTGTCGTTGATGTATGATCTATTTTCAGGTTACTACAATGTTTCATCTGGATCGACCAATGTATTTGCTTGGATATCTTGCCAGTCACAGTCGCGTGTATTTAATTGACAAAGAATTTAAGTAAGCAGATGCTATTTTATGTTCTTGGAGCTGATAGTTGCTACCATATAATCTGATTTAAGGATGTGATGATCTGTTTGTTGCAGCGTTGTAGGATATACATTACTTCTTAGCTTGATTGAATACAAGACACTTGTAATGCGGGGAGATCTGGAAAGAGCCAATGAAATCTTACCTTTAATCCCCAAGGAGCATCATAATAGGTATCTATGAATCCTCAATTCTAAAAAAAGTacttaaaatttgtaatacgATATTTTCTGACTGAAATGCTACCTCTTATCTTAAAAATGGTACTTTAGAATTGATATTGTTGCTAGCAGAAATTATGTAATATTTTCTATATCATCTATTCATCATTAGAATATTTGACACTTGTTAATTCAGTTTAGATATTGTTTTAACTCTACTTTGACACTTGAAAATGCCAATTTTTTGTTCTCCCCAATAGTGTATACATGCTTTAACATTCATGtaattcctctctctctctctctctctctctctccttcattGACAAGAAGTACAGCTTTGAAAAAGAGATGTCTTATTTTTACCTCGGATTTGCAGTTCTTTTTGTAATCGctccttttattatttgtgGCATTAGGATTGTTTATAGTAAAATCCCTGGCTTCTTTTAAGGATATCTTGTCTTGTTTGTATCTCTTTGTTCAATAGTTAAAGGTTAATCTttttaagagtgaaagaaATGTTGATATATTTCTTAGTTTTTGTTGTCTATCAGTGTGGCTCGCTTTTTAGAATCTCGAGGTATGATAGAAGAGGCACTGGAGGTTGCAACAGATCCTGATTATAGATTTGAATTAGCGATACAGCTTGGAAGATTAGATGTTGCAAAGGTATGCTCCAATCATGTTGGTGCTAAATAAATGTAGGGTGctgttttgaatttgtttagaACATTGTTTAGTTTTCttgcttttcttctccttgttTCTTTGGGGACGTGGTGCTTTACAGTAGTTCTATTAAGATCCAAATAGAGGTTTCTTGGGTCTTTTGCAGGAAATTGCAACGGCCGTACATAGCGAATCCAAATGGAAGCAGCTTGGAGAATTGGCCATGTCCAGTGGAAAGGTGTTTAATCAAAATGCTTCTGTCCCACGATACTtgcaatatttatttaacaatccTCTGATATCGATCTCTGTTGAATCATGTTATTGCAGCTAGAAATGGCGGAGGAATGTCTAAAATTTGCCATGGACCTGAGTGGTCTGTTACTGCTCTATTCTTCTTTAGGGGACGCTGAAGGAATTTCAAAGCTTGCTTCCCTTGCTAAAGAGCAAGGAAAGAACAATGTTGCTTTCCTCTGTTTATTTACATTGGGTAAATTAGAAGACTGCCTCCAGCTATTGGTGGAAAggtgaatttttttcttcatttatggATCTATTAAGATTTGGTATCGATGCTTACATCTTGTTTTTGTAGTAACCGGATACCTGAAGCGGCGTTAATGGCACGGTCTTATCTTCCAAGTAAAGTCTCTGAGATAGTTGCTATCTGGAGAAAGGACCTGAATAAGGTAACATTTAATTCTTATGTCCTGTTCATGTTGAATATTCCTTTGAAAAAAGTTGTACCATTGTTGTATATAATAGAGAGCTGAACATCAATTAGCGCATCATCCGATAAAAACTATACACAAGTCGTTTCATTGCTGCGTATATTTAAGTCTATTAAACATAATAACTCATAGTCCAAAAGAATACTGTTCGatctgcattttttttataagaagcTAACAGAATACCTCCACCTGGTGCCAGCTTCTTGCCCACTAGCATTTGgttaatataatttcttcGGCCACCTTGATGTTCTCCATATTTACCTTTTCTAAGGGCCATACATTACATCTGTTCCAAAAGTTTCCCAAGCCAAGctccttttttttcccaatAGACAGAGACTTCCATCGCAGCATATATTGTGGCATCCTCTCCTTTACCCATGCATTACcaaaggaaaattttcatctCGTTTATTTAGAATCTTTAAGAGAGAACAAAAGTTCCGAGCAGGTTTAGTGATCATTGGTATGAGAGGTACTTGCAAAGCCATCGAATTCTAAAATCGCGTGATTTGAGGGTTGCCTCCCATCATCCAAACcttgaaacaaaacaacaaaaagagaagaaacgTACATTTCATTCAGAAAGACATGCGGCTATTTATTGCCTCCCATTATTTCTATGTTTCATTACAATTACCTttatattgatattttatgtATGCATCAATTAATAGGCTTCCTGCTTATAAAATTTTACCTCTTTTATGTAAGGACTTTATAATGTAATTTACAGTAAGAAAAGAGTAGTATGAACTGAAGGGTTTGGGATTTCATGCTTTAGTAAAATTGAATGCACGCACATCTCTTTGCAGTTGTATTATGATGATGACATGCACAAATATGGCACCGagggcattttttttttcatgtcattagataaaaatttagtgttttgttatttttttcatgtcACTTGTAAtgcttattttattacattttaattaaagatgCAATTGACCTaccaattttgtgtttttttttttttcatttaattttgaaaatattataggTCAGTCCAAAAGCAGCTGATTCACTAGCTGATCCTGAAGAGTATCCTAATCTGTTTGATGATTGGCAACTAGCTGTTTCTGTTGAATCTAAATTTTCAGAGACCAGGTACCTTTATCCATCATTTTTATATGCACATGTtttgataaaatgaaatattgttGAAAGAAGAATTAGTATGAACGATGAGCGGCAGAGGTCTTTGTAAGAAAAATTGATGCACCTTATCTTTCCAAAAGTCCCCTTATAATTCTACCGTTCCCAATGATTGATCCATTGTAGATCCAACCTCTCTCTTTTGTATCATTAGCCACTCTAATGTTGATCCATCGTAGTTATTGTTCTTGTATGGTTAgtcaattatattatatggaaTATTGCTAAATTACATGATTGAGAAACTAGTTTCAACTTGGTAGTGGATACTTCATACCAGAACGTACATTTATCTCCTTCCTTGAATTTCGCTAGGGGTGTCTATCCTCCTGCGGTGGAGTATGCTAATCAGGCTGACAGGTCACACGCAACACTTGTGGAGGCTTTTAGGAATATGCATGTGGATGAAGAGGAGCTTCTTGAAAACGGAGACTCAAATCTTGAGGTATGTGCTGTATTCAATTTTCTATTCTTCTAGCTACAATTAACTTTTAGTTTGACCGCCATTTCAAAATGTTAAGGGTGAGTGTGACATACCTTCTAATTAAACacttttttaaacaatatttttcctAAAACACTTTATAAAAATGGTTTAATTAAAATCCATGTATTTggttacatttttaaaaaaagtaattttatttgCATATGGCAAggaaacaaatattttcattaatgaaGAAACGAGAACAAATACGCCTACATAATGTATGACCAATAAagcagttaaaaaaaaattgagccaaaaatgatttttaaattagttttattcCCAAGTCATTTGATTGCACTAAATCCAAAAGTGACTCTATGAGTGCTAAATTATCATACACCGGTTCTTGAGTGATTCCTAGTCAATCACTTTAGAATTACTTTCTAGATAATCAACTTTTTACtgatttttttaagaacatgattttttaccaatttgatattttaaaccGTGATTATTGTTTGTTCCCAAACACTCTtgatttaaaaagataaaaactctTCTGGCCTTCCAAAATCACTTCGGAAGCTACTTGAAACTTACCCCAAGTATTAGTACAGTTGTACATGGTTTTAGGGGGAGAGAGATTCAGTAGGGTGTGGGTAGATAGTTAGATTCTCATTATCTAAGCTGCTCCGGTAGGCGAGAAGGTAGAGCTCTTGTCTTCTGTTAGGTGTGTACTTATTTCTTAGTCGAACGCCAAGTACTTGTCTCTACTACTCGTAGTTGCTCTTTCTTCCTAAATTACTTGCATATGGAAATTAAATCCTGTTGCTATACCATTTTGTCCCATTTTATATATCCACGCGGTGGAACTAGACACTCTTAATGCCTTTTGTAGGATTGAGTTTAGTTTATCTGAGTTTTGGTGGTTTTTTGGCAGAATGGAGATGAAGAGACTGAAGAGCACCAAAACGGAGAAGATAGCCAAGAGGAGCCTGTTGTGGTGGATGCGGATTCTACAGATGGTGCCGTTCTTGTTAACGGTAACGAGGCTGATGAAGAGTGGGGTACGAATAATGAAGGAACCCAGTCAGCCTAAAGGCAATTGGTTGCCCAATTGTGAAAATCCAATTGTAGTCTCTGGTGATCCGTTGATTCTAAAATGCCAGCTTTGCATGCATTTATGCAACCTGCTTTCTGTCTTACTAGATCTATGCACACATCTGTTCccaacaagaaacaaaagcatAACACATTTTCGATTATCATGGATTAGCTTCCAAATTTACTGCAGTAGTTCATAAAGATATTGCCTCCCACTGTCTTGCATCTTacatttagatttttattgGAGCATTTTTCTTGACATATGCCCTGAAAAGCCGTTAGATAGGACTGCACATAATTCTTTGCTAACTTCTACCTTTCACATTTCTAATTTGCATTATCTTGTTATAGGAATATTGCTTTCAGAATGTAATCaataattctttatttctCCCATATCCCTTTGAAAGAATCACCATGCTGTTGTTCTTCGTTCTGTAGTTCACTCGATCTTGATGACGATTGTTAAAATGTGGTCATGCTACTCTTGTGACAATTCATTAAATAGAGAGTCTTTCactatgttttatttcttttaatatcgTTTTATAATTGTTCTTACTTggttttcatttccttcttttgCAGTGTTAACATCAGATCACTAGGCACTAGGTTTCAGCTGCTTGATTCGACGCTAAGTGAAGAGAAGTTTTTTACTGCAGCAGATGGACTCTTGTGCGGACGTGGATATGCCATGTGGAAATATACTCAACTATATGGTCATTTCggaaaatagaatttaatgaattttacaTTCTTTATGACTTTCAAGTCAATTTTTGTAACTATAGATAGNtttttttttttttttttttttttttttttttttttttttttttttttttttttttttttttttttttttgagaataGTTAACCTTGTATTACTactatttcatttttggaCCATGCCTCTTACAGCATAGGTTGTGCATGTAGATCTCATCATTCCATTTTCGCCATAGCCCCCATTTATGTTGTATCTTAATCATCTCGACCCAAGTTTTCTTTAATCAATTGTCATGAAATACAAATAAGCCATATTGTTTACTTGTGCAGTAGGAGTTTCAAATCTCTAATCTTTCGATCTAACATATATgctttaagttaaattatatttttgttttctgtacTCGATTACTGGACGATTTTGACAGTTTGCATACCTTTTAGTTTAAGAGCTTTTTCTTAggttcttttaatttttgaatattGTTTTCAATAACACGTTTATTTGGTTGCACAGtgtttttcttatattaaatttatttatatatattttaaaatttattaccaGATACTATAGTTTTgtttaaacaattttaatcatttaaccCAATTTCGCATATGGGGCATCAATTCTGCGCTAAATAGTAATCATAATCATAGCCTAAGTGGAGAGACGTGAATTATTTGTACTGTTATTGGGCTTTTGAATGCCCCACATTTAAGCCCAAACTTCCAGCCCACGGCCCAATTTACTTCCGGGTAGCGTCAAAGCACCGCAAAATCCTTTTATGCAAAACCCGCGGCCAACCGACCCGGGCCCCtccatttttctctattttcggCAGAattccttttaaaattaaaattattctttttctatacGTCTAATTAAGACAATTAATTTATAGTCAAACAAACATTTGCCTATAATACaagaaaaattatgtttacattttcattaatctataaatttcgtcacatgttttttttgggcaaaatataatttcaatttcgtgaattaataaatttaaaattaccctataaaatatatatataaatcagATTATCCATTAAGCAGGCCTTGTTACGACGTCGTTTTTGTCACTCACCGAAATAACAacgaagagagagaaacccGTGTGCCCGTTCAAATccggaaaagaaaattaaataaaaaataaaaaccgtaccatcattaaataaaaaataataataataaaagcagCAGAAAAGGGTAACCGAACTAAAAACCCTCtcatatctctctctctctctctctctctctctttccgaACCCTCATTTCTTCCACTTCTGATACAGCTTTGCTTGGATTCTCGGTAATTCCTTCTCCGTTCACATTTTTATGTTACGTTTCGGAAGGCAGGGGGTTTTGATGTGTTAATTTATTCCATTTACTTTTCTACtattaatgtatttatatTCTAATTTCACTGCCTTGCCACACTTTTGTTTGTCTTTCTGATCATTGTCCTTTGGATCCTTGAGTTGTTTGTGTGTTCTTGTGTACTGGATacctcgttttttttttttgtaatcatACTTGGTGGCGATCTTCGTGAATCATAATGTTAGTTCTGAATGGTACAGTTCAAGCCCTTGCACTCTATTTTGGGTTTCTGGGCGCAAATTGGGGTACGATATTCGTTATGAAGGAACAGTGAGTACAAGGAGTTGTAATTCTGCTatagagaaaaaggaaatcaggaaaagaaaatgaacccTCAAATGGGAACCTCAATTTAAAGTTTCCTTTCTTTCAGCTATTTGTTAGCTTCAACTTTTTTCCGACTCTAGTTGAGTCATCTGTTATCGATCTTTGTTGtatattcattttgattatttCGGGTGTTAAAtagaaagatttgaaggttTAAGATTCAACTCTGAGATTATCgccttttaattaatttctggATTTAGAAACCCTCCTAATCATTTGACTTCTAAGCGTAGTGAATTCTGTGAGGTTCTTTGGTGGCTCGTTAAATCCTGTTGGCTGTATTACTTGGCTGGGACAATCATTTGGAGATTGTTTATTCAGTGATTGGTGGCTAATGCAATACTAGTTCTCTCATCATATCTGTTGTTTGGAATTGTCAATCATGCAAAGCTTTCACTCTCTTTAGCTCTCACATGCACATGCACATTGTTTACCGACATTGACTTTTCACGGATGCATATTCAAAGTTCCATGCCAAGTGCTTTCATTTGCTGTgttatttttggtttcttttttacatATGGCTATCGGTTTCTTGTTACAGTTCTTATTTATGCTTTAATGACTGTTATCTCAATTCTGTGTTTGCAATGCATGccaatatattaaaatttaagttctAGGAGTTGGTTAAATACTTCTGGGTGATAACCGATCTCTtacattctttttcttttaaaacaatatcGTCTACTTCATTCTACTTCATTATTTGTCAGTGAGGCAATGCTTTAGGGGGTTACTATATTTTCAGTCTTGATTAAGATGCATCTAGGACTTCTCCTGGTTTGGAGTTATATTCATCACTCAATCATGTCAAGAATGGGGATTGAAATaggtaaatttaaaatgatgaatTGTTGGGGCTACTAGATGGTTTTGGGGGTAAAGTTACGCTCTCTCAACTCATTACCATCATTAATGTTTGCGTCAAACAATATTCTTGTGAAGATAAATGTCTGTGATAGCCTCGTGTTGTAGTTCTATATGTTATCATGAGTTAGTTTTATAAAAGGTTATGACGAGTGGGAGGCAACTAGGGATTGTAGCAGTTGGGAAATTGAGAAgagggagaaagagaagacatgggtgtgtgtgtgtgtgtcgGGGGGTAGAAGGATATGGGATAGCAGATTCTTTTGTGGTTTAATTAACTTTAGTAACTTGAACATAAATTTTGTCACATAAgcaatatgaaaaatgattgaTGCACCgatataattaatatgataaaataca is a window encoding:
- the LOC111778647 gene encoding coatomer subunit beta'-2 isoform X2, coding for MPLRLEIKRKLAQRSERVKSVDLHPTEPWILASLYSGTVCIWNYQSQIMVKSFEVTELPVRSAKFIVRKQWVVAGADDMFLRVYNYNTMDKVKVFEAHTDYIRCVAVHPTLPYVLSSSDDMLIKLWDWEKGWVCTQIFEGHSHYVMQVTFNPKDTNTFASASLDRTIKIWNLGSPDPNFTLDAHQKGVNCVDYFTGGDKPYLITGSDDHTAKVWDYQTKSCVQTLEGHTHNVSAVCFHPELPIIITGSEDGTVRIWHATTYRLENTLNYGLERVWAIGYIKGSRRVVIGYDEGTIMVKLGREVPVASMDNTGKIIWAKHNEIQTVNIKSVGADYEVTDGERLPLAVKELGTCDLYPQNLRHNPNGRFVVVCGDGEYIIYTALAWRNRSFGSALEIVWSSEGEYAARESTSKIKIFTKNFQEKKSIRPTFSAEHIYGGTLLAMCSNDFICFYDWAECRLIRRIDVNVKNLYWADSGDLVAISSDSAFYILKYNRDVVSSYLDSGRSVDEQGIEDAFELLYETNERVRTGLWVGDCFIYNNSSWRLNYCVGGEVTTMFHLDRPMYLLGYLASHSRVYLIDKEFNVVGYTLLLSLIEYKTLVMRGDLERANEILPLIPKEHHNSVARFLESRGMIEEALEVATDPDYRFELAIQLGRLDVAKEIATAVHSESKWKQLGELAMSSGKLEMAEECLKFAMDLSGLLLLYSSLGDAEGISKLASLAKEQGKNNVAFLCLFTLGKLEDCLQLLVESNRIPEAALMARSYLPSKVSEIVAIWRKDLNKVSPKAADSLADPEEYPNLFDDWQLAVSVESKFSETRGVYPPAVEYANQADRSHATLVEAFRNMHVDEEELLENGDSNLENGDEETEEHQNGEDSQEEPVVVDADSTDGAVLVNGNEADEEWVLTSDH
- the LOC111778647 gene encoding coatomer subunit beta'-2 isoform X1 encodes the protein MPLRLEIKRKLAQRSERVKSVDLHPTEPWILASLYSGTVCIWNYQSQIMVKSFEVTELPVRSAKFIVRKQWVVAGADDMFLRVYNYNTMDKVKVFEAHTDYIRCVAVHPTLPYVLSSSDDMLIKLWDWEKGWVCTQIFEGHSHYVMQVTFNPKDTNTFASASLDRTIKIWNLGSPDPNFTLDAHQKGVNCVDYFTGGDKPYLITGSDDHTAKVWDYQTKSCVQTLEGHTHNVSAVCFHPELPIIITGSEDGTVRIWHATTYRLENTLNYGLERVWAIGYIKGSRRVVIGYDEGTIMVKLGREVPVASMDNTGKIIWAKHNEIQTVNIKSVGADYEVTDGERLPLAVKELGTCDLYPQNLRHNPNGRFVVVCGDGEYIIYTALAWRNRSFGSALEIVWSSEGEYAARESTSKIKIFTKNFQEKKSIRPTFSAEHIYGGTLLAMCSNDFICFYDWAECRLIRRIDVNVKNLYWADSGDLVAISSDSAFYILKYNRDVVSSYLDSGRSVDEQGIEDAFELLYETNERVRTGLWVGDCFIYNNSSWRLNYCVGGEVTTMFHLDRPMYLLGYLASHSRVYLIDKEFNVVGYTLLLSLIEYKTLVMRGDLERANEILPLIPKEHHNSVARFLESRGMIEEALEVATDPDYRFELAIQLGRLDVAKEIATAVHSESKWKQLGELAMSSGKLEMAEECLKFAMDLSGLLLLYSSLGDAEGISKLASLAKEQGKNNVAFLCLFTLGKLEDCLQLLVESNRIPEAALMARSYLPSKVSEIVAIWRKDLNKVSPKAADSLADPEEYPNLFDDWQLAVSVESKFSETRGVYPPAVEYANQADRSHATLVEAFRNMHVDEEELLENGDSNLENGDEETEEHQNGEDSQEEPVVVDADSTDGAVLVNGNEADEEWGTNNEGTQSA